Within Paenibacillus sabinae T27, the genomic segment GTTTGGGCGCTGGCGCCGCTGATGCGGAAGACATTGTGCAGGATACAGTCTACAAAGCGCTACTGTACCTTGAAGCGATCGACGAACGCAAGTTCAGCGCTTGGCTGTATAAGGTTGCGATCAACCGCTATTATGATCTGTGCCGAAGGCAGAGGCGGTTTCACTATGACGAAGAACCCGGGGACTATGAGGCTTCGGAGGTTGAACTGCCGGAAGAGTCTCTGCTTAGGCGGGAGCAGCAAGAGCAGATCGAACGCGTTCTCGGGATGCTGAATCCACTGCACAGACAACTGATATTGATGAAATACGAAATGGAGCTGTCCTATCGGGAGATAGCGTCCCTTCTGGGCATCAGTGAGGGAAAGGTAAAAGCTTCGTTGTACCGTGCAAGGCAGCAGTTCCAACATTATTACGGAGGTGAGGCATAAATGACCGATCCCTGGGAAGGACAAGAGAATCAAGAGCTTGCAGCAGCGATCAAAAAGGTCAGACGGAGAACGTTAATCCGCAATATTTTGATATCCCTGGCTGTAAGTCTCATTACGTTGGTCGTCATTTTTATCGGCGCAGCCCATCTGATCGATCATGAGTCCTCTGAAACGATGTTCGATGAATACGGCTATATGTCAATCAGCAGCCCGAATGAGTACCTTGAACCCGGACACAAGGACCGGAGAGGATTTCTTTCCGGAGTACTTGAACTGGATACTTACAAAATAGTAGAAGGGATACCCATTCCGTGGCGTGAAAAATGGATCAATTACCATGTGACAGGATTCCCGTTTACTACCGGGGTACATGGGGGAACCACCAGTCTGGAGGGGGATGATCCGGCGCTGAAAGCGCAGGGGTATGAATATAACCGCAGATATAATCCCGATAACGGCCAAAGGGAGATGCTGTTTTATGTACCGGGTGCCGATTACAACGGCAAAATATTGAATGATATTCCGTCACTTTCGCAGATGGAATCCGGCAAGCTGGTGGAAATGGCGCTGTCTTTTGACAAGAATTATTCGTTTGCCGAGGTGAAGGCGATGCTGCCTGCGGGCGTGCGGCCTGTATGGTATTGGGTCGATACGTATGATGACTGGAAGGATTTCGGTCTTGAGCCTGAGAAAAATGGGGACGGCGTGATCGTATATCCGCAGCCGCTTATTTCGACTTACGGAGTGTACGGTTTTGGAGTCAGACCCCACTCCGAAAATCCCGACCCGGCTGACTTTATAGGAAGCGTAAAGGTAGGCCTTCAACAGAAAGGCAAATATTACAGTGAATACAAGCGCATCTATACTTATCTGAAAAAAGATAAACCCGAACCGGGCACCAGCGATGTCCGTATCTTGGGCGTTGTCGTCACCGGAACCACAAGAGGGCTGCAAAGCCTGAACGGTCAACCCTATATCCGGGGGGCCGTTCTGGGCGCCGTAGCGGATAGGTACTAGACTTGGTTTATTAAGCTATAACCTCGAGTTGTTTTCGGTGATTCATTCCACATGAAATGACAGGAGCGTTCGGCAAGGTCAAGCCGGTGAGCGGTTACGATACCAATGCCACGGCAGGAATCTAAACGGATGGACCGGCCTAGCGGCCCGTTTATACAAATGACAGTCCGGTACCAAACCGGGGATTGAAGGCGGCAGACGGACATACGGCGTACAAAAAAAGGGATACCGGAACGTTCATTCCGGTATCCCTTTCTCTGCCAGGGTTGAACATCCCATCAACCCTATGGCATTCTATCGGTTCAAACGAGACGGCGGGGAATCTTCCGGCGCTTCATGCGCCGGGCCGCGCCTAACGCTTCCGTTAGTTCCCGAAGCTGTAGGTCGGGTCGGTCAGCACCAGCCGCTCCCGGATTCCGGGCGTCGCGTAAATTTTGTTGTCTTCGGTAATGAAGAAGCCTTCGACTTTCTCCGGCAGGGACTCTAGGTACTTGAGTCCGTCCTCTACGCCCATCAGGAATACGCCGGTAGAAAGGGCGTCCGCGTCGGTGGCGTTCGGGCTCATGATGGTCAAGCTCTTGAGGCCGAGCTGTCCGGGATAGCCCGTCCGCGGATCGAGAATATGATGGTATCTTACACCGTCCTGCATGAAGAACCGTTCATACACGCCGGACGCGTCAATCACTTCATTGCTGATCTTGATCGTTCCAAGCTGGGTTCCCCGGCTCTGGTCAGGGTCCTGCAGCCCGATGTTCCACTGTGAGCCGCCGGGCTTGGTTCCGAGGCCGATAATGCTGCTGCCGCCGAGATTGATCATCGCGCTGTCCAGCCCCTGCTCCTTCAGATATTCGGCGATCCGGTCCGCGGCATAGCCCTTGCCGATCCCGCCCAGATCAAGCACCATTCCTTCTCTGGCAAGCTTGATCGTCTTGGCTTTCTCGTCGATGATGATATCCTTGTAATTCGTCAGGCTCTTGGCCTTGTCGATTTCAGCTTGAGGGGGAACATGGTCTCCGCCGTTGCCGATATTCCACAGGTCCACGAGCGGCCCGATGGTCGGATCGAACAGCCCGTTCATCTCCTGGGCGTATTTGATCGACTGTTTTACCGCATCCAGCGTTTCATCCGACACAGTTACCGCCTCTTTGCCGGCAGCCAGGTTGACGTTGTAGATTTCGCCGCCTTCCTTGGTACGGCTGAATTCCATATCCATTCGTTCCAGCAACTGCTGGATATCGTCCATATTTTTCTGGGATACCTTATCGCCAAAAATCTTAATATTCACTACCGTATCATAAATGTAAAACTGCTGTGAGAGCGATTTCGTTTCTCCGTCTCCCGATACCTGCGAGCCGCTCTGCGCAGAATTGGGTTCGCTGTCTCCCTTGCTGCCAAGGAACAGCCATGCTCCAACGGCTGCGGCGATAATAATGACGAGTGCGGCGAGAAGCAGCGCCGTCTTTCTGTTCTTGAACATGTTCCACCATCCATAACGTAGATTCTTGATCACAACGATTCCGTCATAACTTATCTATAATAACCCAGATATGACGCGGCGGGTATTATTTTTCATGACAGTTCGTGAGTTTGTTAAAATTTTCGTCAAAAATAGGCAAGCGATTGTGTCCGTCCTGATCCAGTTTTAGAGGAGATGATCCATATGAGCTTTGAAGAAGCGCACACCGGGAGCAATGGGCAAACAGGTAGATCGTTACGAGCTGCAGCGAGGCGCGCTGAACCAAATGATGCAGAAAACCTGAAATTGTACATCTTTTGCCGGACTTGGAACTTTTGCTGGATAGGATACCTTCCAAAATACAGTTTTTTGCCCGTTCAAGCTCCATTGCTGGCGGGGGAGCCTGATATTCCTGTACAAAAGTAGGTTTTTCCTGTTACCCCGGACTTTTGCTCGAAAAAACCTGCACTATCGTAGTTATCGTAGTTTTTAAGACGTCGATTCGCTGTTTTGCGAGACCACTGAACTAAATCATAACCAACTTGATTGCCGTTCCCTTGATTTGAAGCGCCAACGAGTCCGCAGTCTCACGCTGAATTCATCCTTCTGATTCATCGATTGTCCCGGCTTTGTCCATAAGTAAAGATAGCATTTCCCGATTTATACTTTATAATTGTAATTGAGTATTAAAAAATCACCAGTCAACGGAGGTTATCCCATGAAAATAGAAGTTTGGTCCGACTATGTCTGTCCTTTCTGTTATATAGGCAAAAGACGGCTTGAACACGCGCTGAGCCAGTTTCCGGAGCAGGACAAGGTAGAAGTCGAATTCCGCAGCTTTCAGCTTGACCCGGATGCAGGTCCGACGAGCAAGAGCATACATGAATTGCTCGCTGCAAAATACGGCATGACCGTGGAGCAGGCCAAGACGATGAACGCGCAGGTTGCCGATCAGGCGATGGGCGTGGGTCTGGACTTCCGGTTTGACACCATGATCCACGCCAACACCTACGACAGCCACCGTCTGGCGCATTTCGCCAAAACCAAGGGGCTTGAAGCCGGTTTGACGGAGCGTCTGATGAAGGGTTATTTTACGGACGGGCTGAATTTGGGCGACCGTGAAACGCTGGCGGCGCTTGCGGCGGAGGCCGGGTTGGACAAGGAAGAGGCGACGAACGTACTGAATTCGGACGCATACGCTGAAGAAGTGAAGGCGGATATCGAAGCTGCGCAGCGGCTTGGCGTTACCGGTGTGCCATTCTTCGTGTTTAACAATAAATATGCTATTTCCGGCGCCCAGCCGGGACCGGTATTCTCCGAGGTGCTGGATCAGGTCTGGAGTGAGGAGAAGGAGGAGCCTAAGCTCCGGGTGATCGGCGGCTCCGCTGAAGCATCCGGCGGTGACGGCTGCGCGGACGGTTCTTGCAGCGTGTAACGCCAAAGGGCCGCACACGCACATAAGTTGAAGGGGAGACGCGGCGTGCGCCTCCCCTTTTTGTCATTGAAGAGTGGATAAGCTCCCGAAGCCAAACTCTTACCGGAACGAAGTGACCAGGCTCGCAAGCAGCGTTCTAACATCGTACTGGTAATGATTGATCGGAGTAATCGGCTTGTTCACCCCAAGCAGCGTGTAGACGGCGATTCTTGCCGCCCGGACCGAATATTCCTCGGTGAACACGACGTCTTCAGGAATTTCGCAGAACTGGCCGATGAACGCCAGGTTGGTGGAGCCGTCCGGCACGACCTTCGGCCGGTCGCCGATGGCTCTAGGCATGAACTGGGCGGTGATGAACGGCATCATGCACGGAATACAGTTCGCCGTCGCCATAATGGCCTCCTTGTGCGCCTCGAAATGCAGATGCCCGAGCAGCTCGGTCATAATTTCTTCCCCGGTACAGTCGGACATTTTCTTCTTCACGAAGTCGCCTTCCTTGTCTGGATAAAGGCCATAGCCCCAGAATACCCGGACATGCTCCGGCTGATTCCGGAAATGCGGCTGGTACGCGAGCACGATCGACATCAGCCAGCTCGAATCCTTGAACGTGACCAGGGCGCCGGTGCCCGGGCGGTTGCGCGAGAATTGTTCCATTAGATCGAAGAAGACGGTATCGCCGAACGTCACCGTGAACGATTCCCATTTGGAGCCATCGATATGGTCGTCAAAGGAAGATGGATTGCCGAACCCGGGCTTCTTAGCGGCGATGCGCTCCCACAGCTTCCAGGAGCTTCCTTTTTCATTCAGGCGTGGAGCGGAGGTCATCGAGCCAAGGCTGGAGCTTTCCGTCATCGATCCGTTCGTGATAATGACCAGATCTTCCTCTTTGACCGCAATATGCTCCTCGGCTCCGTCACGGACGACATGCAAGCCCGTTACAGTAATGTCGTCGCCTTCCTTGAAATCCAGATCGGACACGGTGCATCTCAGCGTGAAATCGACGCCATGATCCTCCAAATATTTTTTTATCGGCAAAATAATCGAATCGTACTGGTTGTACGGGGTGCGGGTTACACCCTCCAGAGTCTGGATTCTCGGGAATTCATGCATGAACCGGATCATATACCGCTTCAGTTCGACCGCGCTGTGCCAGGGTTGGAACGCGAACGTCGTCGCCCACATGTACCAGAAATTCGTCGTGAAAAAATGCGGGCCGAACCAGTCGCTGATCCGCGCCTTGCCCATTTGTTCCTCGGGCGTAATGATCAGCTTGCCCATGGCGAGCCGGTCGGCCATATCGAAGCCCATCGACAGCACGTCGGCCACTTCGCCGCTTGCGTTCACCAGTCTGGTATTGGAGTGCGTCGGATTCGCATTGTCGAATGCAATGATCTCTTCACGCACCGACTTTCCCGGATGGTCCAGTGAGGGAATCGACATCAGGAGATCCCACAAATTCTCGTATGTCTCGTCATTCAGCATCCGTCCGCCGCGGATGACATAGCCCTGCTCCTCGCTGCCTGCGCCGTCGTTGCTGCCGCCCAGAATGCTCATTTCTTCGATAATATGAATGCCGCTTCCCGGGAAGCCGCAGTCTCTGATGAGAAAAGCGGCGCCCGCCAAGGACGCGATGCCTCCGCCGACAAAATAAACCTGTTTGTTTTCGTATTCTTGTATCACAGACAGTCGCCTCCACATGAATATTGAATGCTGCCGTGCACCGCCCGCAAAAGCGTGGAAACTTGCACGCCGGTCACATGTTCAATGTAATCCATGCCCGCTGCGCAATGGTATCGTCAATCCCCGCCGAGTGTATAAAAATTGGTCACTTGAGCGGAAATGTAGAGTTTTGCGACAGAATTCCCGGAGGTTCGCAATTCAAATAGCCATCCCGGCCCGGAGGCTAAGACGGCTGCTTCTCGTATTTATGCAGAGCTGTCATAAAATGTCCTTCAAGGAGTACGCTCAGCCGTTCAATAATGAGCTTCGGGCTTTCCTTCATGCCGTCTCTCATCCATTGGATAAGCAGGCCGGTAAACGCCAGCGTATAGAAATTGGCGATAAATTGCTTCTCATCCTCGTCCACCCGCATACCGGCGGCCAATTCATTAATTACGCCCATAATAAGATCATTCGTAACGGAGTAAAGGTAGGCGTCCAGATGGTTTCTCCCAAGCGATTCCAGCGTATTGAGACAGAACGCGCGGTTGTTCACAATATAGAGAAATATTTTATAGAATCCTTCCGTCCATGTGCTGTAGCCCCTGTAATCGGCAATCCCGTCTACAGCCTCTTTCTGGTAGATCCAGCCCAGCAGCTCGAAAATATCGTGAAAATGGTAGTAAAACGTCTGACGGTTCAGCCCGCAATCGTCCACCAGCTGTTTTACAGAGATTTTATTTAGCGGGGTATGTTCCATCCGTTTTTTGAGACTATGAGCCAACGCTTTCTTTGTCAGCAGGGAATTGGACATCTTTGTCACCTCTTGCTCTCATCTTAACTTTGGACCGTTCGAAAATAAACAGACAAGCTTCACTTGTTCCGCATGGTTGCCCCTCCGCGGCAAAGTCCGGTAAACTAAAGGAAGAAAGCTTTGTAAGGAGCATTGATCTTTATGAATCCTCAGGAACTTACGATGGAACATGCGCAGGAAATGCTGCAAAAATATTACGGCTATCCCGATTTCCGGGAAGGCCAGAAAAAAATCGTCGCGAGCCTCTTGGAGGGCCGCGACACGCTCGGCATTATGCCGACCGGCGGCGGCAAATCGATCTGCTATCAGGTGCCGGCGCTGCTGCTCCCGGGCCTGACGCTCGTCGTGTCGCCGCTGATCTCTCTAATGAAGGATCAGGTCGACGCGCTGACGGCGGCGGGCATTTCCGCCGCTTATATCAACAGCACCCTAACCGGCAAAGAGGTGAACGACCGCATCCGCGCCGCCCGCCGGGGCGAGCTGAAGCTGCTCTACGTCGCGCCCGAGCGGCTGGAGCTGGATTGGTTCCGCCTCGAGATGGCGGGACTGTCCATTTCCTGCGTCGCGGTGGACGAGGCGCACTGCGTCTCGCAGTGGGGCCATGATTTCCGCACCAGCTACCTGGCGGTGTCGCCGTTTGTGGAGGAGCTTCCCGAGCGGCCGATTCTGGCGGCCTTCACGGCGACGGCGACGCCCGAGGTTATGGAGGATATGCGGAGGCTGCTCCGGCTGCGCGATCCGGGCGTCTTCGTGACGGGCCTTGGCCGCGACAATCTGGCGATGTCGGTGCTGCGGGGCGAGAACAAGAAGGAGTACGTGCTGGAGTATGCCGCTTCGCACGCCCACCAGCCGGGGATCGTGTACGCGGCTACCCGCAAGGACGTCGACGATCTGTACCAGCGTCTGCGGAATGCCGGATTCGCGGCCGGCCGCTACCATGCCGGCATGAGCGACGAGGAACGGGCCGAGAGTCAGGAGGCATTTCTGTACGACGATATCCGCGTCATGGTCGCGACCAACGCCTTCGGTATGGGGATCGACAAGTCGAATGTGCGGTATGTCATCCATTACAATATGCCGAAGAATATGGAGGCCTATGTGCAGGAAGCGGGCCGCGCGGGCCGTGACGGCGAGCCGAGCCAGTGTATCCTGCTGTTCAGCGCGCAGGATATCATGACGCAGAAGTTCCTGATCGAGCAGAATCCGCAGGACTCCGATCGCAAGCAGAATGATTACCGAAAGCTTCAGCAGATGATCGATTACTGCTATACGACGCGCTGCCTGCGAAGCGCGATGCTGGACTACTTCGGCGAGGCCCACGGGGACAAGCCGTGCGGCATTTGCAGCTCCTGTACGGACGAGCGCGAGCTCGTCGATATGACGATCGACGCGCAGAAGATCTTCTCCTGCATCCACCGGATGCGCGAGCGCTTCGGCGTGGCGCTGGTGTCGTCCGTGCTGAAGGGCTCCCGCAGCCAGAAGGTGCTGCAGTACGGCTTCGACAAGCTGCCGACCCACGGCGCCATGTCCGGCCGCACCGAGAAGGAAATTACGGAAATCGTCAATGTGCTGATTTCCGAAGGCTATCTGGCCTTGTCCGAAGGCCAGTACCCGGTTGTGCGGCTCCAGCAGCCGGCCGCCGAGGTGCTGCGCGGGCAGCAGCAGGTGCTGCAGCGCGTCGCCCGGCCGGCCAGGTCCTCCGCCGGCGGCAGGGACCGCAGCCGCAGCCGTGACCTCTCGCCGTCGGCGGTCAACGAGACGGTGTTCGAGCAGCTGCGCCTGATCCGCCGCGAGCTGGCGGGCCGGGAGCATGTGCCGTCATATATTATTTTCAACGACGCGACGCTGCGCGAGATGAGCGTGGTATGTCCGCAGACGGAAGAAGAAATGATGAAGGTAAAGGGCGTCGGGGAAGTGAAATACCGGAAGTACGGGAAGGAATTTCTGGATTTTTTTCAAAGCGAACTGTATTCCAATGAAATGTAAAGGGGTTATCGCAGCATGAAGGTCGTCCTGGCCACACTGAACGCCAAGTATATCCACACCTCGCTGGCCATCCGCCTGCTCAAAGCCTACAGTCAGCATGAGTTCGACATCCGTCTGTCGGAATACACGATCAAGGACCCGGTGATGAACATCGCCTCGGATTTGTTTGGGCAAGCGCCCGATGTGATCGGCTTCTCCTGCTACATCTGGAACATCGAAGAGACGGTCAAGCTGATCGGCATCCTGAAGAAAATCATGCCGGATGTCTCCATCGTCCTCGGGGGCCCGGAAGTGTCATATGAGCCGCTATACTGGATGAACCGCGAGCCGGGCATTGACTTCATCGTCTGCGGCGACGGGGAAGAGACGTTCCATCATCTGCTGCAGGAGCTGCGGGACGGGCGAAAGTTCCATTTTGTGTACGGGGCGGCTTACCGCAAGGGAGAAGAGGTGATCGTCAACCCTCCGCGTCCGAAGAGCGATTTGAACACGCTGCCTACGCCGCATCGTTTTCCGGAGGATCTTCAGGATTTGGGCAAAAGAATCACCTATTTCGAAACCAGCCGGGGCTGCCCGTTCAACTGCCAGTTCTGTCTGTCCAGCATTGAGGTGGGTGTCCGGTATTACGATATCGAGCGGGTCAAAGCGGATCTGCTGTATTTGATTAAAAATGGAGCCAAAACGA encodes:
- a CDS encoding RNA polymerase sigma factor; protein product: MGPGHLEQLLQPKMAEIRRYLIRLGAGAADAEDIVQDTVYKALLYLEAIDERKFSAWLYKVAINRYYDLCRRQRRFHYDEEPGDYEASEVELPEESLLRREQQEQIERVLGMLNPLHRQLILMKYEMELSYREIASLLGISEGKVKASLYRARQQFQHYYGGEA
- a CDS encoding anti-sigma factor, which translates into the protein MTDPWEGQENQELAAAIKKVRRRTLIRNILISLAVSLITLVVIFIGAAHLIDHESSETMFDEYGYMSISSPNEYLEPGHKDRRGFLSGVLELDTYKIVEGIPIPWREKWINYHVTGFPFTTGVHGGTTSLEGDDPALKAQGYEYNRRYNPDNGQREMLFYVPGADYNGKILNDIPSLSQMESGKLVEMALSFDKNYSFAEVKAMLPAGVRPVWYWVDTYDDWKDFGLEPEKNGDGVIVYPQPLISTYGVYGFGVRPHSENPDPADFIGSVKVGLQQKGKYYSEYKRIYTYLKKDKPEPGTSDVRILGVVVTGTTRGLQSLNGQPYIRGAVLGAVADRY
- a CDS encoding FAD:protein FMN transferase: MFKNRKTALLLAALVIIIAAAVGAWLFLGSKGDSEPNSAQSGSQVSGDGETKSLSQQFYIYDTVVNIKIFGDKVSQKNMDDIQQLLERMDMEFSRTKEGGEIYNVNLAAGKEAVTVSDETLDAVKQSIKYAQEMNGLFDPTIGPLVDLWNIGNGGDHVPPQAEIDKAKSLTNYKDIIIDEKAKTIKLAREGMVLDLGGIGKGYAADRIAEYLKEQGLDSAMINLGGSSIIGLGTKPGGSQWNIGLQDPDQSRGTQLGTIKISNEVIDASGVYERFFMQDGVRYHHILDPRTGYPGQLGLKSLTIMSPNATDADALSTGVFLMGVEDGLKYLESLPEKVEGFFITEDNKIYATPGIRERLVLTDPTYSFGN
- a CDS encoding DsbA family oxidoreductase; amino-acid sequence: MKIEVWSDYVCPFCYIGKRRLEHALSQFPEQDKVEVEFRSFQLDPDAGPTSKSIHELLAAKYGMTVEQAKTMNAQVADQAMGVGLDFRFDTMIHANTYDSHRLAHFAKTKGLEAGLTERLMKGYFTDGLNLGDRETLAALAAEAGLDKEEATNVLNSDAYAEEVKADIEAAQRLGVTGVPFFVFNNKYAISGAQPGPVFSEVLDQVWSEEKEEPKLRVIGGSAEASGGDGCADGSCSV
- a CDS encoding oleate hydratase, whose product is MIQEYENKQVYFVGGGIASLAGAAFLIRDCGFPGSGIHIIEEMSILGGSNDGAGSEEQGYVIRGGRMLNDETYENLWDLLMSIPSLDHPGKSVREEIIAFDNANPTHSNTRLVNASGEVADVLSMGFDMADRLAMGKLIITPEEQMGKARISDWFGPHFFTTNFWYMWATTFAFQPWHSAVELKRYMIRFMHEFPRIQTLEGVTRTPYNQYDSIILPIKKYLEDHGVDFTLRCTVSDLDFKEGDDITVTGLHVVRDGAEEHIAVKEEDLVIITNGSMTESSSLGSMTSAPRLNEKGSSWKLWERIAAKKPGFGNPSSFDDHIDGSKWESFTVTFGDTVFFDLMEQFSRNRPGTGALVTFKDSSWLMSIVLAYQPHFRNQPEHVRVFWGYGLYPDKEGDFVKKKMSDCTGEEIMTELLGHLHFEAHKEAIMATANCIPCMMPFITAQFMPRAIGDRPKVVPDGSTNLAFIGQFCEIPEDVVFTEEYSVRAARIAVYTLLGVNKPITPINHYQYDVRTLLASLVTSFR
- a CDS encoding TetR-like C-terminal domain-containing protein → MSNSLLTKKALAHSLKKRMEHTPLNKISVKQLVDDCGLNRQTFYYHFHDIFELLGWIYQKEAVDGIADYRGYSTWTEGFYKIFLYIVNNRAFCLNTLESLGRNHLDAYLYSVTNDLIMGVINELAAGMRVDEDEKQFIANFYTLAFTGLLIQWMRDGMKESPKLIIERLSVLLEGHFMTALHKYEKQPS
- the recQ gene encoding DNA helicase RecQ, which gives rise to MNPQELTMEHAQEMLQKYYGYPDFREGQKKIVASLLEGRDTLGIMPTGGGKSICYQVPALLLPGLTLVVSPLISLMKDQVDALTAAGISAAYINSTLTGKEVNDRIRAARRGELKLLYVAPERLELDWFRLEMAGLSISCVAVDEAHCVSQWGHDFRTSYLAVSPFVEELPERPILAAFTATATPEVMEDMRRLLRLRDPGVFVTGLGRDNLAMSVLRGENKKEYVLEYAASHAHQPGIVYAATRKDVDDLYQRLRNAGFAAGRYHAGMSDEERAESQEAFLYDDIRVMVATNAFGMGIDKSNVRYVIHYNMPKNMEAYVQEAGRAGRDGEPSQCILLFSAQDIMTQKFLIEQNPQDSDRKQNDYRKLQQMIDYCYTTRCLRSAMLDYFGEAHGDKPCGICSSCTDERELVDMTIDAQKIFSCIHRMRERFGVALVSSVLKGSRSQKVLQYGFDKLPTHGAMSGRTEKEITEIVNVLISEGYLALSEGQYPVVRLQQPAAEVLRGQQQVLQRVARPARSSAGGRDRSRSRDLSPSAVNETVFEQLRLIRRELAGREHVPSYIIFNDATLREMSVVCPQTEEEMMKVKGVGEVKYRKYGKEFLDFFQSELYSNEM